A region of the Halalkalicoccus tibetensis genome:
CAACTCGGCTGACGTACTGAGTGATCTTCGCCGCCTATTCCACCACAGTCGTGTCATTTGGTCTGCTTCTCCAGATCCGTCGTCATGGTAGCAGAGCGCCCATTCTAGTTTACGCGGAATCGTGACGCCAGTATTCTGGGCTCTAATAAGGGTCATCCGACCAGCCCTCTCAACTGTTTCGTGCAGGTCAGCTGTGAAGCGTTTGTGCCAACTGCGCTATAGCGTCAACTGGTCAGAGATCGTCTCTAAATATAGCTGATTGCATAGTGAGAAATCTGATATGAATACTCGTGAGTACGGTTTCGTGATCACACCCGTGGAGTTCTTTGACCAGAAACACACCGACTAGCGACTCAATATCATACTGTATTGATCCAGTATATCGGTCATGAGATCAAAATTGACGTGCGCAAGCGGTACGCTATTCTACAACTCTAAAGATACGGCCAACAGCCATCAGACGTTTGAACTTGAACCAAGTATAGTGAATCGTACTTCGGAATATGATGGAGTGTCATCATAGTAGCGAAAATATTATAATCATTACTGCCAATCGTTAACGGTGGTCAGAATGAAACGTCGAGATAGTTTCGACAATACCGATACAGATCGACTCGAAAAGTTAGTCTCATCGCACACTTCGAACACTCGATGGGTATGGGCCGGCAAACGTGACCGACGTCGAGTACCAGCAGTACCGATTACATGACTCGAAATACGAGGACAGACGAACACAAAATCGACCGTGAATCGATGGACGCCATTCAGCGCCGAACGTTTCTCGCGACTAGCGGCCTGATCAGCGCAGCAGGCGTGTTCGGCGTCGGGACGACGGCGGCGAGGGCCGGTTTGGACAGCGGAGCAGGCTCGCAGTCGGCGCTCTCTCGGTCCGTCCTCACGGAGGCCGGACTCGGAAACGCACAGACGGATACGCCGCCGTTTATGCCGCGGTTGACGACGTACAACGGCCGCCAGTATTTCGCATATTGGACCCATCCAGGTGAGCTAGTCGTTGCGGCGCGCGACCTTCCCGACGGCGAGTGGGAACAACACGGGCTAGGGATAGAGATCGATGTCCGCGACGGCCACTGGACGCCGGCGATCGGCGTCGGACCCGACGGTCACCTCTTCTTGAACTACAATACCCGCGATTCCGAGATCCTGTGGCTTCGTAGTCAAGAACCCGAAGAGATCACGGATTGGAGCGACGAGCAGATCGGGATGACCGGCAAGTACGAGGAGAGCGTCACCTACGTCGAATTCACTCGCCTACAGGACGGAACGCTACTTGAGGCTCACCGCGAGGGAGCCTCTGGCGTCGGCGAGTGGATAATGAACCGCTGGGACCCCGACGCCAAGGCGTGGGAACCGCTCCAGCACCCGCTGGTCGACGGTGAGGGCGAGTTCAACTCGTATATGTGGAACTTGATCGAGTCGAGCGACGGGACGCTTCACTACTTTTTCAATTTTCGCGAAACTTGGGACGTGGAGACGAACGTCGACCTCTCCTACGCACGCAGTACTGATGGCGGCGAGACTTGGGAACACAGCGATGGCACATCATACAACCTACCGATCACATTCGGCGATACCGAGGTCGTCGATCCGATCGAGCCAGACAGTAACTTCATCAATCAGGGCTGGGCAAGTTACGATCCACGAAACGACGCACCACACGTCACGTACTACCGTGATGACGAGGACGGCTACACGCAGATCTACCATGCGTACCGGGATCTTGATGCGGAAGCGTGGGTGACCGAGTCGGCAACGAGTCGCGAGGACGATGTCAATCTCGGCGGCGGCGGAGTCGTTTCCTCGCCGATCGGCCGAATGGGTATAGTCGTCGGTAATGACGGTGACGTCCATATCCTTACCCGGGACTTCGAGCAAGGTGGCTGGCCGCTGCTGGTCGAGAAGCTTGATGGCGAGTGGCAGACATCTGTCCTCTACCGACGGAATATGACGTGGAGCGACATCCACATCGATCGCGAACGGTGGCGCACGGACCGCGTTCTCAGCTTCGTTGATCATCAGCAGAACGTCGGCGACGTGCCCTGGAGCGCCGAGTCGCTCCTCAGTGTCACCGATGTCGATCCGGCACAGCTCGATCGTACCGATCGGACGGTCGAACAGACGGATTTCGAACCCGACGCGGGGGACCTGACAACGTACGCCTCAACGGCGCTGGCCGACGCGCCGGCGACCACGACGAGCACGGAGTTCGTTGATGTCAGTGCCGCTTTGGCACTCACCGAGACGACCGTTCCCGCCTCACCGGTCTACGCTCGGGCAACTGTTGACCTTGAGACGACTGAGGACGCCACCGAAGCGGCGGCGAGGGTTGTGGTCCACGGCAAGCACGGCACCACTACTGGCGACCCCGTCGTTCACTCGGGCGGTGACGATCCCGAGACGCTGACCACCAAGTGGGTGCGCATCCCGCAGGCGATGCGCGCCGGATACGCGACCCTCGAATTTCGTTCGGAGTCGGATGAGTCGATCGCACGGATAGGCGACACCACGCTCGAGGTGGCCTATCGCGATCCGCTCCCACATGGAGAGACTGTCTCGCCCTCACCAAGCGGCGGGACAGAGAAACCGCTCCCGCATATGGTCACCGTCGACACTACGGGATTAGAGGAGACGTCACCAGTAGCGA
Encoded here:
- a CDS encoding BNR repeat-containing protein — encoded protein: MDAIQRRTFLATSGLISAAGVFGVGTTAARAGLDSGAGSQSALSRSVLTEAGLGNAQTDTPPFMPRLTTYNGRQYFAYWTHPGELVVAARDLPDGEWEQHGLGIEIDVRDGHWTPAIGVGPDGHLFLNYNTRDSEILWLRSQEPEEITDWSDEQIGMTGKYEESVTYVEFTRLQDGTLLEAHREGASGVGEWIMNRWDPDAKAWEPLQHPLVDGEGEFNSYMWNLIESSDGTLHYFFNFRETWDVETNVDLSYARSTDGGETWEHSDGTSYNLPITFGDTEVVDPIEPDSNFINQGWASYDPRNDAPHVTYYRDDEDGYTQIYHAYRDLDAEAWVTESATSREDDVNLGGGGVVSSPIGRMGIVVGNDGDVHILTRDFEQGGWPLLVEKLDGEWQTSVLYRRNMTWSDIHIDRERWRTDRVLSFVDHQQNVGDVPWSAESLLSVTDVDPAQLDRTDRTVEQTDFEPDAGDLTTYASTALADAPATTTSTEFVDVSAALALTETTVPASPVYARATVDLETTEDATEAAARVVVHGKHGTTTGDPVVHSGGDDPETLTTKWVRIPQAMRAGYATLEFRSESDESIARIGDTTLEVAYRDPLPHGETVSPSPSGGTEKPLPHMVTVDTTGLEETSPVATAIGKFEDTPTSLEIRRATAAAPLYARVTARIEPHEDADADAAVRLATTSANGKTTEYGEPVTVDDGPGLRTTGWQAVPSTFNGGTVTLQASNARITAATLELAIRNKI